One genomic window of Elaeis guineensis isolate ETL-2024a chromosome 2, EG11, whole genome shotgun sequence includes the following:
- the LOC105056007 gene encoding mogroside I-E synthase-like — MHAMTIGPCMPLMDVDRHSGSDTYGMSILEAEKDTCIKWLDAKPPGSVVYVSFGSFASLGVEEMEELACGLKASDKYFLWVVRAPEKKTLPREFIEEPPEKGLVVKWSPQLVVLAHEAVGCFATHCGWNSTLETLSLGVPVVAMPLWTDQPTNAKYVEDIWGVGRRVRAGKKRIFMRDEVEMCIREVMDGEKSEEIRKNSRRLRDLAKKALREGGSSDQNLNELVGYLNAKAKERSSLQLN, encoded by the coding sequence ATGCATGCGATGACCATCGGGCCATGCATGCCGTTGATGGACGTGGACAGGCACAGCGGAAGCGACACCTACGGCATGAGCATCTTGGAAGCCGAGAAGGATACCTGCATCAAGTGGCTCGATGCGAAGCCACCTGGCTCCGTGGTCTACGTGTCCTTCGGCAGCTTCGCATCACTAGGAGTCGAGGAGATGGAGGAATTGGCCTGTGGCCTCAAGGCGAGCGACAAGTACTTCCTGTGGGTGGTGAGGGCccccgagaagaagaccctcccccgCGAATTTATCGAAGAGCCACCGGAGAAGGGACTGGTGGTGAAGTGGAGCCCGCAGCTGGTCGTCTTGGCCCATGAGGCCGTTGGATGCTTTGCGACGCACTGCGGCTGGAACTCGACATTGGAAACGCTGAGCTTGGGGGTGCCGGTGGTTGCGATGCCGCTTTGGACCGACCAGCCGACGAATGCCAAGTATGTGGAGGATATCTGGGGGGTTGGCAGGAGGGTGAGAGCAGGGAAGAAGCGGATCTTTATGAGGGATGAGGTCGAGATGTGCATAAGGGAGGTGATGGATGGAGAAAAGAGtgaggagattagaaagaattcaAGGAGATTGAGGGATTTGGCCAAGAAAGCATTGAGGGAGGGTGGGAGTTCCGATCAGAACCTAAATGAGCTTGTGGGGTATCTGAATGCCAAGGCTAAGGAACGCAGTTCCTTGCAGTTGAACTGA